ATGTCAAGAAGACCTGGAGGTACAAAGTCTgtcctagggtggggggccggtatctgggggcctccttattaaagggggctcccagattccgataagcccctcgcccacagaccccgaaaaccaaacggccagggttgtcgggaagaggccttatcaacatggggacagggtgctctggggtggggggccgcagtgcgcccccctgccccagagtacccaacccccccatgttgagggcatgtgacctggtacggctcagaaggggggggcgcttgctcgttcccactcctttcctgaccggccggcgtgctttggatacgggtctggtatagattgtgggggcacccccacgccgtttttttgcgtaggggggttctccttacaacccatgccagacctaagggcctggtatgccccatgggggggggaacccatgccggttttctatttaaaatttggcatggagttccccctcatgaatcataccaaacgccgcggctagaattggcgggaatccaagtcgcatccccgttgcttctatgatgcgcttgctggaatgtgcttttttctattccagcgagatgtcggcaccctgtcgctgaGAATCAGCGggatgctgtcgtgctggaaacacattgtcGGCAACAGGTACAGTATACTTAACCTTTGTGATTGGGAAATTTTAATGGATGTGTTTTGAGTTCAATACATAGGCCAAACTAGCGTTTGGATAATTCAATCATGAAGTTGAGGGAGTTCTTAGTATAATGTAGAGATTATTCAGTCTATGGAGTCTGGAAGATCAAATTCTGGGGAGTTGAAGCAACCTCTTTTGGATGTAGCTTGTCTGCTTCTGTCAGTTTCAGGTTTTGATGAATTTTGTGGAGAGCTGGATAGTGTGCGCCGGCGAGGACGATTTGTTGTATAGCTGGAGTTTTTGCAGTGTGGTCTGTAGTTCTTCAGTGGATCTACTTGTGAATTTGGTTCCTTGGTGGGTGAATCGAACAGTGAATGGGAATACCCATTGATAAGGGATGTGGTGGTGTTGGAGATTTTGAAGTAGAGGTTTCATCTCACGCCGTTTGGCTATTGTTATTGGAGATAAATCTGCGAATATTTGACAAGAATGTCCTTGAAAAGTTAGGGTTTCTTTAATCCTGGCTGCGGCCATAAGCTGTTCCTTAGTACGAAAGAAATGGAATTTAATAATTATGTCACGTGGAGGTCTTTCTGTTTTGCGTGGCGCCAATGCCCTGTGAATTCTATCAAATTACAGTCTCTCAATAGGGATGGAAGGGGACAATTCCTGAAAGAGCGCTGTCATGGACGATTGAAGATCAGTGATCGATTCAGGTATACCTCTTATGCAGAGGTTTGACCGTCGTGCTCCGTTTTTCAAAGTCTTCCAAACGCGTTGCAAAGTCAAATTTTCATCTCTGAGTATCTTAAGTTCGTTGTCATGGGAAAACTACATTGGTTTCAATGTCATCCATTCTGCATTCCTAAGTCTACAGTACATTGGCCTAGGTCACAAATCTCTTTAGTTAATTTTCTCTGTTATTTGGTCAGAGGTCCCGTTGCAGAGCTTTATGAAGCATCTTCTctatttgtttaaaaatattGGGTGTAATGTCTCAGTTTGTTGTGTTAAAGAACCAACACTTTGTTCAATTTCCTGTGTAATTTGAGTCCTGTGAAGAGCTCAGCTGTTTTCTGTCAGCGCGGGCTTTAGCTGCGTGAGGTGAATTAGACAGAGTCATTACAACAGAGCCTCTGAGGGTTTTTCCTTGTGTGTTTTGTCTTGGCTTTCCTGCGGGTCACTCCAAAAACCATACTATTATGTTCCCAGGGCATTAGGGAAGATTATGGAGTAGTTTGATTAATTACCTTGTCTTTCAGGTGTCTGTGGAAGCCGTGAAGACCTGAGAACGGAGCCTCAGCAGGGACATGTCTGATGCCATCAGCTCCGCCCTCCatcattttataatatttttatacttattacaatttttttaattgtaatctTCCTTTCGTATATTATACTGCCAACCAACACATTTGTAATAGATTGTGAGCAGTGCCAAGTAAAATAGCAGGCAAAGCAACGCTATGGATACGTTTTAACATGTGATTTGGGTTGAGGGTATTTATGCCCTCAACCAACATGGTGGAATTGCAACTTCCTGAAGACGGATAATCTGATAGGCCGAAATGCATAGAGGTTGAGTCACGACCTTGTGACACACTTCCACCTAGATGTCCAAACCAAGAAATCGAGCCTTCACCGCACCAGCAGCTTCATGTAATGATTGGGCAGGTTTCACAGATGACTTTTTTACCTGCTGTTTACTCTGGGTGCCAGAATATCAGGCACTCATACATGTGAGTTGAATACTTTTTTAATCTTTTGGAATAAAGTCTTTTAAAACTGCACTGCGCAATGAGTTTTTTTCCATTGTATCTATCCACGTGAGGATTATCCACTATAGCCAACCACCGGTCCAGAGGATATCTACAGGGGtcgccccacacacacacaacacacttttgacCTAATAGTGAACATCTATTAGGGGAGTACCCTTTTTAAGCACCTAGGAAGCACGGAATCTTTCATATATATCCATATTTCAAGTCGCAGCACTGTGTACGAGATCTTCAATACTGTTCCAACAGCACAAGCACTTTTTCACTGGGGACTTTTCCAGCTATAGTTTTTATAGTGTCTCATATAATACTTTGTTGTATGTAGCATTTAGCATGGTTTATCACTTTTACCATCATTTATTGTTTATATCAATTTACACTGCAGTTGCTCCAGCCATgcgattatttattttattcatggtATCAACACTTTTATGAAGTTATTTTTCAAGTATCTTATTCACCATCTTTTGGCGCTTTGGtccatttatattttattacaattttacaTGCCTGGGATATGCATGGCAGACAGGTCTGGGATTTGAAGTTCCGCCCAAGCCAGAATCTGATCAGGAAGCAAACTTCCTCTGTCAACCAAGTCTCTTGCAACGAGAGGGTAGACAGGCTAGAATCCATAATGAGGACCTGGTTTTAAGCTTTGGGCGTATGTGATGGTCCTAAAACTGGGCGCCTTCAGGTCCCTGGAAGCCAAAATGTTTAGACAGAAGGCAACATTAAGCCCAAAACCCATGTGCAAAAGGTGGGTATTGGTCATCCTTGATGTTACAGAGGCCAGATGAAAGGAAGAGTTGACCGAATATTGAAGTTTTCATGCAGAATTTCCAATCTGCAAAGAAAGGTGTTGAGACCTTTAGGTCCAGAATGCACGGAATACCACTTATTACTTTGAGAaatataaggccccatgcacacaggacgctgctaaactcgagttcagagtcatttgggcatttttttcaactgcccctgaacacatttaatgttatcctatgtgtccattgcacacgatcacgttttttggcgtttcaaagcagttgggtttaggggcCGTTTTTCCAACCCAAATTTATACCTAGATAAGTGAGGTGTGTATATGACCAAGTAAAAGGGAGGGACGTTTTGCTGTAATGTATCTGGAGATAAAGAAATATTAGAGCTGTAGTTTTTTGTGAATTTAATTTAAACCCGATATTCGGGCAAATTGGTCTAATATGTTGATAAGATTAGGGGTAGTAAGATGTGGGAAGTTATAAAAATTAAGATGTCATCAGCAAATAAGCAAAGCTTATGTTGAGACCTGCTAATTCTATACCTTTGATTGAGGGATCTGCACGAATGGATTGGGCAAGGGGTTCAATAAATAGGGCAAATAGGAGTGGGGAGAGAGGACATCCCTGGTGTGTACCTCTATTGATATCAAACATGTCACATTTGTACCCTGTGTATTTAGCATAAGCTTTGGGTTTATTATATAATGATGAAACCCAGCTTAGAAAGTGGGGGCCAAAACCACATTTTTGTAGAGCGAAATGTAAATATGACCATGATACCGTGTCATAAGCTTTTTTGATGTCTAGTGATACAAGGCATGTAGGTATTCGTCTAGTTTTAGCTGCTTTGATCAATAATACTGTTCGACAGACATTATCTGAAGCTTGGCGCAAAGAGATAAAAACTACTTGATCTTTGTTGATTAGGAACCATTAGGAAGGCAAACTTCCTCTGTCAACCAAGTCTCTTGCAACGAGAGGGTAGACAGGCTAGAATCCATAATGAGGACCTGGTTTTTAAGCTTTGGGTGTATGTGATGGTCCTAAAACTGGGCGCCTTCAGGTCCCTGGAAGCCAAAATGTTTAGACAGAAGGCAACATTAAGCCCAAAACCCATGTGCAAAAGGTGGGGTTTGGTCATCCTTGATGTTTACAGAGGCCAGATGAAAGGAAGAGTTGACCGAATTTGAAGTTTTCATGCAGAATTTCCAATCTGCAAAGAAAGGTGTTGAGACCTTTAGGTCCAGAATGCACGGAATACCACTTATTACTTTGAGAaatataaggccccatgcacacgagacgctgctaaactcgagttcagaggcatttgggcatttttttcaactgcccctgaacacatttaatgttatcctatgtgtccatgcacacgatcacgttttttggcgtttcaaagcagttgggtttagggccgtttttcaaacccaaaatttgggttcagaagctttcagcttttgcgctttagacgcaaatcgcggctaaACGCGCAAAACgcggcacaaatagtttgattctgagcttgggggagggtctacagtgttttggggataaacgctgacagccgcaaatcgcggtaaaacgccgcaaaacgggcgttttaaatgccggtttttgcctttgaaaaactgagattagaggcgtttgtaaaagcgtctcgtgtgcatggggcctaaagagTCTTGAGAAGTCATCTAATCTTCGTGGGGACATTGGCAGCTTTGACAACATGAAGCAGGGTGGAGGTAGAGACCAAAATTCTAGCTTGAAGCCTCTGGTTATGTTTTAGACCCAAACATCTGAAATGTCTTGGGAATAGGTGGCCAACAAAAATCCCACAGTCTGATAAGTTAGGGTGTGCCCTCATTGCAAGGACCACTCGCTTGGATGGGTAAATGCAAAGCTCTCTCAAGACtgttgcaaccttattgttgcaaaacatattgatgccattggttacagaaggatttctaaactgaggtgttcaatacttattttgccCGATGTAAGCACACAGCTTGCCTATTCAGAATACAGCTCTACATTTTCATtagttcctctgcctatgtggaggggatgtatgtgtgtgtgtgtgtgtgtgtgacccttGCCTCCAATCAGTTCTCACACAGTGTATAAGAGCTGTAactgcagctctccaccccccctcctctgtacgcCTTACAGATGCAtaaggatttaaccacttgcttactgggcacataaaccccctttgtgcccaggcgaaatttcagcttccggcactgcgtcgcttaactgacatttgcgcagtcgtgcgtcgtggctcccaaacaaaattgacgtcctttttccccacaaatagagctttattttggtggtattcgatcacctcttgcggtttttattttttgcgctataacaaaaaaagagcggacaatttaaaaaaaaaatatatatatattatatattatatatatatatatattatatatatatatatatatatatatatatatatatatatatatatatatataaaaaaaattgcaataagcgactggtttgcgcaaaagttatagcgcctacaaaataggggacagaatgattttttttattatttttttactagtaatgtcggcgatctgcgatttttattgggactgtgcgatttttattgggactgcgatattgcggacggaacgtatcggacacttttgacacaaatttgggaccattaacatttatacagcgatcagtgctataaaaattcactaattactgtataaatgtgactggcagtgaaggggttaacactagggggtgaggaaggggttaaatgtgtatcctgggtgtgttctaactgtgtgggggaggggggtgactgggggaagtgaccgatgctgtgtccctatgtacaagggacacagatcggtctcctctcctctgacagcatgtggagctctgtgtttacacacagagctccacgtccctgctgtgttaccgacgatcgcgtgtacccggcggacatcgcggccgccaggtacacgcatcggcttcccaacgatgcgccgggacattgtttacccgctgcgcgccccccagaggtgcgcgcgggtaatgcacttaaatgacgtccaaatacgtccagttggcacctaagagccgcgctgttgacgtcttttgtcaatagcgcaggtctcaagtggttaatgacaaatCTGCACTTTTGAAGGGCTGTTGACAAGAAATTACTGCAgaaaacaagtaaaacatatgGATGAGGatatgtttcatctctgtgtattatctgaggctattcacttcactgggtatatgtgatgatttacaaccactttaaatgtacaATTAAGAAAATAGCTTTGTGAATTGAACCGATATTATATTTAGTAACAGTAATCCAAAGTACTGCTCTGTTTATGCGAGTAAGCGAGAGTGGTCATCTGTAGAATTAATGTGACCCATTGTGGTAATTTTAGACATTTTGCCACCTTGTCAGTTCAGTGTGCATGGCTGATTTACAAGACCAAGCTTTTTGTACCGGAGGCAGAACCTCTTCAAATCTTACtaagatagtaaaacatttttatccaTGTTTTATGTTCAAGAGGCCTGGGAACATTGCAAAGTTATTATTAAAAATTCACCTGGGAAAACAAAGTAATAACAAATGTGCTGTtttgatatatataaaaataaaacaaaatgcgtTTAATGCTCAGTAATTCAGACTTAATTTTTCAGTTGTCAGGAAGTTTCTGCTGACAAACATGCAAAAGGCCAGTGCAAAGACATGGCTCTACACATGGGGCTACTGTCCTGGTGTGCGCATTAGTGGCACTAAACCATTTATTTACGGCTCAGCACAGCTTGAAGAAATTGGCAAGTGGTTTTCATCTGTTCTTGGCATTCCAATACTGGCCTCACTTTGCACCCTCAAATAGTCTGCCTATTGATGTTGTACCTTCGCTGCTTGCTTGTTACTGTCAACTAAGAAAAACAATAGACTGCTTacagaaaatattaaaatatttagtATTTCTTAAAATAATATCTCTTTGCTGCTAATAACGGTGAATATGCACTAAACAAAGTCAGTAATTTACAGGTGATAGAAGTATAGATATTATCTTTGTGTTTTGAACTGTTGCTACATTCCAATTGATCAAAATCAACTTTGCCTTAAagtgataaaatgttgttttcagtTAAAACCAAGCATGCTATATTTACCCGCCCTGTGCAGTAGATTTGCCGAGAGCAggtcagatcctcctcttctcaagtccctcttcggtgctcctggcccctcccacccattgagtgtccccatagcaagcggcttgctatggggggcacccgagccaggCCACAGCTCCTTGTGCCCGCCCCCTTTCtcgcctcattggctgactgaggAAGGGAGTCCTGGGCAGCCAAGATAATCCTACAACATCgttggatctagatggggctcaggttttAGGGGAGTTGAGGGGGGCTGcagcacacaggctttttatcttgatgcattacaATATTACAACCCCGCTGACAGatgatgagtcatcagttgtttAAGGAtgctgctccttaacaaccagttatTCTTCACAGAGAATTAGATTGGTAGATAATTTTTCGATCGATCCAAAATCGttatgaaaatttaaaaaatggttcCAAAACGAATAATTAAAATTCGTTACTTTTGTCATTCGACATCTAAATCTCCAAATAACCAACTTAGCACTAAAGAAGGGGGTGAAGGAGAATGtaaaatgtaatgtatttgtaaGGCTTTCTACGAAACAGCAATAGGTAAAAAGGCCAGATGGAACTAGTCATGGTAAAGATAGTTAGTTATTTTTCTCAGCAAAGTAAAGTTAGATTTTAAATCTATCAGACATTAAAAAGGGACCTCTAGTATTGAAGCTAGGTTAATATTTCTTACCTTAGATCCTTTAAACATTTGCAGTGCGTCAACATCTCACACAGTGAAGACATGTACATTACTTTGCCCATCATGCCAATATTTGCCAGTGATAAACTACAAAGTTGTTTGCAGCTTATGCCAATGTTTACTAGGCTGGAACCTGTTACTATTCCTGGAAGCTGTGCAAGTGTAAGGTTTTCCAAGTAATTAAGCTGGCTGATTGCTGCCACTTCTGCATCCCCTACAGCATGTGAACGCTTGCAAGGTGGGTAAGTGTTGCGTATTGCTGGATCATTCCGGGGCATAACAGAATAAAAGTTTGAACCAATAAATTCCAAGTGTTTCAGAACTGGAGTTCCCTTTAGAAGTTTCCAGAAGACAGGGCATTGCTTAGCCATACTCGGATCTTCAGGGATTTTAGTATTTACCCCAACCCGAACCTTTTTGCCAAACATAGGTGGTGCAGCACTGGGAGTAGCTAGTGCTGTGCAGCTGTAAGCTACCGAACACACTGGCAAGGAAAGAGAATGTAAGCTTTTTAGTTGTGATAAAATCTCACACAGATGCCTTCCTGAAGTCTGTGAACTGTGATGGTGTGCTGATGAAAGGTTCAAATGggtaagattggaacaagccaatATTAAATTTTCCAAAATAGAGCCATCTATATCATCTTCAGGTTTTCTTGAATTCAAGTTGGGAAGAAGGCATAAGGCACACCCTTTTAGATTCAAACTTACAAGGCTTTTACAGTCTTTTCCACCATTTAAAATTCTTTGTGTAAGCTGATCACCAGAAATCATGCAGCCACTGAAATTTAAGTATGATGGACAACTAAATTTCATGTGTTGAAGTAGGGAAGATCCATTTACCCAATATTTAGGCAACTGAAATGCCTCCAAAGAAACATTCTTTGCCATGGATTCAAGCAAATTTTTGGTAGCTCTGCTTTCTGCTAGGTTACCTGGGACAGATATGAGAAAAGATCTAAGATTTTCTGGTGTCCGGTCACTTAGTACAGCTAAATACAATCGAACAACTTCCTCATTTATATAACCAGGTGCAAGACGGG
The Rana temporaria chromosome 6, aRanTem1.1, whole genome shotgun sequence DNA segment above includes these coding regions:
- the FBXL18 gene encoding F-box/LRR-repeat protein 18 isoform X2 produces the protein MEGYCITPTDLSDEILLHILSYIPSTDLILNVRKTCRKFANLCVDKSLTHKVNLHKVYQAHDEQVKQMLKVICRDISELDLSGSYWLSTPTVDMLSRCKKLTRLDMEGCSVTSLRLSKILSELHHLRSLSVDINAGFDAGKLSSECKATLSHLEELKQTVFVPSYGVVPCCTSLKRLLLYFEVLDRTREGTVMSGQLMVGESNVPHYQNLRLFYARLAPGYINEEVVRLYLAVLSDRTPENLRSFLISVPGNLAESRATKNLLESMAKNVSLEAFQLPKYWVNGSSLLQHMKFSCPSYLNFSGCMISGDQLTQRILNGGKDCKSLVSLNLKGCALCLLPNLNSRKPEDDIDGSILENLILACSNLTHLNLSSAHHHSSQTSGRHLCEILSQLKSLHSLSLPVCSVAYSCTALATPSAAPPMFGKKVRVGVNTKIPEDPSMAKQCPVFWKLLKGTPVLKHLEFIGSNFYSVMPRNDPAIRNTYPPCKRSHAVGDAEVAAISQLNYLENLTLAQLPGIVTGSSLVNIGISCKQLCSLSLANIGMMGKVMYMSSLCEMLTHCKCLKDLRLEQPYFPANEKFFQALCYCSRLQRLCIISRNGNIQAEALISFLHKCREVVMCHLFTGESLTSCKSLQHGIIQSFSEERPALNAVIFPLLHENLADVIRDVPMIHLDEITLFKSRVAEEPPDLWH
- the FBXL18 gene encoding F-box/LRR-repeat protein 18 isoform X3 gives rise to the protein MSGSSSEAHTGEKMEGYCITPTDLSDEILLHILSYIPSTDLILNVRKTCRKFANLCVDKSLTHKVNLHKVYQAHDEQVKQMLKVICRDISELDLSGSYWLSTPTVDMLSRCKKLTRLDMEGCSVTSLRLSKILSELHHLRSLSVDINAGFDAGKLSSECKATLSHLEELKQTVFVPSYGVVPCCTSLKRLLLYFEVLDRTREGTVMSGQLMVGESNVPHYQNLRLFYARLAPGYINEEVVRLYLAVLSDRTPENLRSFLISVPGNLAESRATKNLLESMAKNVSLEAFQLPKYWVNGSSLLQHMKFSCPSYLNFSGCMISGDQLTQRILNGGKDCKSLVSLNLKGCALCLLPNLNSRKPEDDIDGSILENLILACSNLTHLNLSSAHHHSSQTSGRHLCEILSQLKSLHSLSLPVCSVAYSCTALATPSAAPPMFGKKVRVGVNTKIPEDPSMAKQCPVFWKLLKGTPVLKHLEFIGSNFYSVMPRNDPAIRNTYPPCKRSHAVGDAEVAAISQLNYLENLTLAQLPGIVTGSSLVNIGISCKQLCSLSLANIGMMGKVMYMSSLCEMLTHCKCLKDLRLNGVQPVTNGLKVIFQTRTTIFSSQ
- the FBXL18 gene encoding F-box/LRR-repeat protein 18 isoform X4, with product MSGSSSEAHTGEKMEGYCITPTDLSDEILLHILSYIPSTDLILNVRKTCRKFANLCVDKSLTHKVNLHKVYQAHDEQVKQMLKVICRDISELDLSGSYWLSTPTVDMLSRCKKLTRLDMEGCSVTSLRLSKILSELHHLRSLSVDINAGFDAGKLSSECKATLSHLEELKQTVFVPSYGVVPCCTSLKRLLLYFEVLDRTREGTVMSGQLMVGESNVPHYQNLRLFYARLAPGYINEEVVRLYLAVLSDRTPENLRSFLISVPGNLAESRATKNLLESMAKNVSLEAFQLPKYWVNGSSLLQHMKFSCPSYLNFSGCMISGDQLTQRILNGGKDCKSLVSLNLKGCALCLLPNLNSRKPEDDIDGSILENLILACSNLTHLNLSSAHHHSSQTSGRHLCEILSQLKSLHSLSLPVCSVAYSCTALATPSAAPPMFGKKVRVGVNTKIPEDPSMAKQCPVFWKLLKGTPVLKHLEFIGSNFYSVMPRNDPAIRNTYPPCKRSHAVGDAEVAAISQLNYLENLTLAQLPGIVTGSSLVNIGISCKQLCSLSLANIGMMGKVMYMSSLCEMLTHCKCLKDLS